One window from the genome of Paucidesulfovibrio gracilis DSM 16080 encodes:
- a CDS encoding HD-GYP domain-containing protein codes for MTEFGMPEYRVAVEQLRPGVFIRLDRRNWFSHPFLFNSFKIKDEQQIRVLRELDILEVTCVPEKCDCLPGVGASDRVPCGKQPAPAPAKPKTKQSARPKPQPQSTSPELERLWRIKRERAERLRKKREAIARCEERYVDAVRVASDIRRGILGADNTKSLEAVEFVRNLVKVFLGDTESTLHLMNVLKPEEHVYSHELNVTILSLLLGREQGMEEEPLVILGLAALLHDVGKERVDRRLLKKRGPLNRSETYNLRRHVDEGRAMLMRLPSMPLRVVEAVAQHHEMLDGSGYPNGLSGEDIGCEARIVALTNVYDNLCNHPNPEASLTPYLALSHMFTQRRNQLDSGLLSQFIRCMGVYPPGTVVQLSNAAIGMVMAVNPENQLCPSLVMYDPEIPRKEALIVDLAEDPDLKVEKSIRLNHLPQEILNYLSPRTRISYYVE; via the coding sequence ATGACGGAATTTGGTATGCCGGAATACAGAGTGGCTGTGGAGCAACTCAGGCCGGGCGTGTTCATCCGCCTGGATCGGCGTAACTGGTTTAGCCATCCGTTTTTGTTCAATAGCTTCAAGATCAAGGACGAGCAGCAGATTCGGGTGCTTCGCGAGTTGGATATCCTCGAGGTGACCTGCGTGCCGGAAAAGTGCGACTGCCTGCCCGGTGTGGGAGCGTCCGACCGCGTCCCGTGCGGCAAACAGCCTGCCCCAGCCCCTGCCAAGCCGAAAACCAAACAATCCGCCCGGCCCAAACCACAACCGCAATCGACCAGCCCCGAACTGGAACGGCTCTGGCGCATCAAGCGCGAACGGGCCGAGCGGCTACGCAAAAAACGCGAAGCCATTGCCCGGTGCGAGGAGCGCTACGTGGACGCGGTCCGCGTTGCCTCGGACATTCGGCGCGGCATCCTGGGCGCGGACAACACCAAGAGCCTGGAAGCCGTGGAGTTTGTCCGCAATCTGGTCAAGGTGTTTCTCGGCGACACGGAATCCACCCTGCATCTCATGAATGTGCTCAAACCCGAAGAGCACGTCTATTCTCATGAACTGAACGTGACCATCCTCTCCCTGCTGCTCGGCCGCGAGCAGGGCATGGAGGAGGAACCGTTGGTCATTTTGGGACTGGCGGCCCTGCTGCACGACGTGGGCAAGGAACGTGTGGACCGTCGGCTGCTCAAGAAACGCGGTCCGCTGAATCGGTCGGAAACCTACAACCTGCGGCGGCACGTGGACGAAGGCCGGGCCATGCTCATGCGGCTGCCCTCCATGCCCCTGCGCGTGGTGGAGGCCGTGGCCCAGCACCATGAAATGCTGGACGGCAGCGGCTATCCCAACGGACTTTCCGGAGAGGACATCGGCTGCGAAGCGCGTATCGTGGCCTTGACCAATGTGTACGACAACCTCTGCAACCATCCCAATCCCGAGGCATCGCTCACGCCGTACCTCGCCCTTTCCCATATGTTCACCCAGCGGCGGAATCAGCTTGATTCCGGGCTGCTTTCCCAATTTATCCGCTGCATGGGGGTCTACCCTCCGGGAACCGTGGTCCAGCTTTCCAACGCCGCCATCGGCATGGTCATGGCCGTGAACCCGGAAAACCAGCTCTGCCCCAGCCTGGTCATGTACGACCCGGAAATTCCGCGCAAGGAAGCCTTGATCGTGGATCTGGCGGAAGACCCGGACTTGAAGGTGGAAAAAAGCATCCGCCTCAATCACCTGCCCCAGGAAATTCTGAACTACCTTAGCCCGCGCACCCGCATCAGCTACTACGTGGAGTAA